CGCCTCGACATGCGCCGCACGAATCGCCACGCTGGCGATCGAGACCGCCGTGTCGAAGCCGAAGGTGCGCTCAATGTAGGGCAGGTCGTTGTCGATGGTCTTCGGCACCCCGATGATCGCTATCGGCGCTGCGCGGCGCCGCACCTCCTGCTCGATCGCCAGGGCGCCCTGCATCCCGCCGTCGCCGCCGATGCAGAAGACCATGTCGATGGCGCGTTGCTGCAGCAGATCGACGACCTGCGCGACGGGCTGCGGACCGCGCGACGAACCGAGCATCGTGCCGCCCTGCAGGTGAATGTCCCGCACGACGCCGGGGTCGAGCCGCTGCAGGGGTTCGCGAGTGTCGGGCATCAAGCCGCGGAAGCCATAGCGCGCGCCGAAGATGCGCCGGACGCCGTAGCGGTGCCAGAGCGTCAACACCAGCTCGCGCACGACGTTGTTCATCCCCGGACAGAGGCCGCCGACGGTGACGATGGCCGCGGTGACGTCGGGGCCGCGAAAGAAATTCAGCGCACGCGGGCCGGCCAGCTCGAAGCGCGGTTGCTCTGCGCTCGCTTGCGTCGGGTCGAGGCAGAGGCTCGCGTCCGCGCGCGTGAAGTCCGCGACACAGTCGCCGCTGACGGTCGAGAGCTGGAGCGGTGAGGGATGGAGCGCCGGTCCGAGCGCGGCGATTGATAGGTCCATCTAGCGCACCTCGATCGTGACCTTCTGCGGCAGCACGAAGGGCAGCGCGATGCCGGTGGCGACGGCCGCTGCCGAGACACCGATCGCGGTCCAGAACCACCAGCGACGCGTGATCGAGTTGGCACGTCGGCAGACGCCCCCGCGGCAGCGGAGGTTGAGGGGGCACTCGCCGTCGCTGATGCAGGTCTTCAGGGCCCCGCCGAGCGGCTGGGTGCTCGGCTTAACGCCGGCCGCGGACCACGGGGTGCCGTGCAACAAGCGCGTGGCGGTGCCCGCGAGCGGCCGATCGAGGGGGGCGAAGACCTCGGACTTCCAGCGGCCGCCGCTGGCGTAGCCGACGACGATGGTGCAGGCGCGGGAGCTGCATCCCGGCCGGGCATCGACGACAAGCAGCTCCGAGGCCTCCTCCTTTGCCAGCAGCTCACGGACGGGCGCGGGCAGCACCTGGCCCTCCTCGCGGCGACGCGCGCTCGCCACGACGGGAGCCTCTGCTTGCAGTGAGTCGATCTCGAGCGTGACGGAGAGCTGCCGCGGTTCGCCCGGCTCCACGCGCACCCAATCGCGCCAGGGCGCATGGCCAGGGCGAAAGACGGTGACCCAATACATACCGGGGCGCAGGGCGCGCGTCTCGCTGGCAGGGCCGACGAGGTGCCCGTTGAGCCAGAGCAGGCCATCTGGGCTGCTCGTGACGCTGAGATGGCCGTCGGCCTTGGGCTGCTGCAGGACCTGCTTGTGGAATTCCTGGACCGTCGGGTTGAAGCGGTCCTGCGCTGGCGGCCGCGGATCGAAGAGGATCGCGTTATTCATCGCCCGCTCGGCGGCGTCCTGCTGCCCGTCGAAGAGCTCCGTCGCCGCCAACAGATGCAACGCGTCGACGTAGCCCTCGCCGGCGCTGCCAGCGGCCACGTCTGCCCGGAAGACCTCGAGCGCCGCCGTCACATGCTGGCGAACAGCGTCGAAGTCCAGCCCCTGGAACGCCTCCACGGCTTGGTCCATGTGCTGGCGCGCGTCCTGCGGATCACCGGTCGCGGCGATCTCCTGCGGCGGCGGATAGACCAAGCGGGGCAGGGCGCTGCCGCCGCGCTCGATCAGCGTGGCGAGCGCGCGCGCGGCCTCCGTGGTGGGAAGCAGCGCAGCGTCCTGGCCCACCGGAAGCAGCAGCACGAGGGGTCTGTCGGCCCCCGCCGCAAGCGGGAGCGCCAGCGCGAAGATGGCGGCGCCCCAGCTCCAAGGGATCGCCGTGCGCCGAGGATTTCGCGTGCGCGTGGAGCTGCTGCCGCGCCACTTCGCCGAATAGCTCGACGAATAGCGCGACGAATTGCTCGCTGAAGGGTGGCTCGCTGAAGGGTGGCTCGATGATCGGCAGGGCAAGGGGGGCCTCGATGGGTGCTGGCTCCGCGGGCCGTGGTCGGTTCCGCGGCGGCCAGCATAGCCTTCGCGCGTACCGCAGATCAATGCGGGGCCGCAATCGAGGCGCTGCGCCGGAGCGCAAGGGGTTCGTCGGTTGTCTCCGGGGCCCAGCGTCGCCTGCTGCCGGCCGCAGCTGCCTTGACCCGTTTCGGGGCGCCCGCTAGGGTCGGCGCACGATGGGGCGCGGCCTTCGTCTATGCGAAAGCGTGACCCTGGCGTTGCTGTTGGGGTGGGCCGGGGCGTCGCGTGCCCAGAGCGGGTCGTCCGAGTTGCGTGGCAGCGCGGACGGCAGCGCGGTGCACTACACGCTTACGCTTTGCGCCGCGTCTGGCGGGAAGCTCGGCCTCTTCTTCGACAGCCCCATGGCGCCCGAGGCGGCGGCCACAGCCGATGTAACGCAAGACGCCCCGCCCGCCGCGGTCGACGCCTGCGCCGACGTCAGCTTTATGCGCGAGGCAGTTCCGGTGGGCGTCTACCGCAGCTGGGCCCGGCTCGGCGATCAATCCCTGCTCGGGCCGGTGGAGATCTGCGTCGGGCCCGATCTGCAGGTGAGCGCGCTGAGCGGCACGGGCGACGGCGCGGCGGTCACGCTGAAGGCGCGGGTCTGCAACGTCGGGTCCGCGCCTTCGGGGCAAACGCGCGTCGTTTTCTGGCCGAACCGGGCGTCGGCGCCGGCGCCGAGCGACCCCGGCCCGGTCTTCGAGCCCCTCGGGGGGCTGGCCGTCGGTTCTTGCAAAGACGTAGAGCACGCCGCGGGCCAGCGCCCCAACGGCAATGCGGTGGCCTGGGCGGCGGTCGATCGCGGCGTGCTGGTGGTCAGCGAGTGCCGCGAGACGAACAACCTCAGCAGCCCGCTGCGCTACGGCGTGCACAACGCCGATCCGGCGCTGGGTGCGTTTCGCGCGACGGTCGACGGGACGACGGTGCGCTACGAGCTCGAGGTCTGCAATCGCGGTGACGCTACGGCGTCGCTAATTTTCGTCGACTTGTTTTACAGCGATCGGACGACCGACGATGCGTCGGGGGGCCGAGCGCCCGGCGATCAGACGCGCGCCTTGACCGGCCTGGCGCCAAATCAATGCGTCGCGCTCTCGCTGCAGCGCACGGGCACGCCCCCGGGCACCTATCGCTCCTTCGCCGTCCTGGACGCGGATCAGCTCGTCGCCGAGCCCGATGAAGGCAACAACGTCAGCCAGGCCATCGAGCTTCGCGTGGGCGGCGCCGGGCAGCAAGGTGGTGAGCAGGGAAGCGACGCGGGTTGCATCGACCGCGATCGCGACGGCGTCGGCGTGGGCCCTGGTTGCACGGGTGTGCCGGACTGTAATGACCAGGACGCGGCGCTGCGTCCTGGTGCCACAGAGCTCTGTGGCGACGGCATCGACCAGGACTGCGACTTGACGGCGGACGACGGCTGTCCGGGGGTCGCCTGCGTTGACGCGGATGGCGATGGTTTCGGAGTCGGCGAGGCGTGCGTCGTGGCAGATCCCAACGACGGTGACCCGAACATCTATCCCTGGGGTCCCTCGCAGGGTGAGGCCAGCAGCTCGCTATGTGTCGACCGCGACGGCGATGGCTGGGGGGTCGGACCAGGGTGCCCCGGGGTGCCCGACTGCGACGACGGTGATCGGCTGCGCCATCCGGGGATCGCGCGCGAGCGCTGCGGCAATCGAATCGACGACGACTGCGATCTGACGGTCGACGACGGCTGCCCAGGGGTGGCCTGTCGTGATGGAGATGGTGACGGTTGGGGCATCGGTCCCGACTGTGCGCTGGCCGACAGCAATGACGCCAACCCGCAGATCCACCCCTACGCGCGCTGCAGCGATGCGGACGGCGATGGGGCCGGGGTGGGGCCCGACTGCCTCGGGCCCTCGGACTGCGACGACGGCAATCCGGAGGTCCGGCCTGGAGCGCACGAGGTCTGTGGCAACGGCTTTGATGAGGATTGCGATCTGACGGCGGACGACGGCTGCCCCGGCGTCGCCTGTGTCGACAGCGACGGTGATGGTTGGGGGCGCGGCCCGGGCTGTGTGCTCGAGGACTGCGACGATGGCAATGCGCGGGTGTTTCCCACGGCGCGCGAGAGCTGCGGTGACGAGGACGACGACAACTGCAACGGGATCGCCGACGACGGTTGCCCTGGACGCGCCTGTGTCGATCGCGACGGCGATGGCTTCGGCGTGGGCGAGGCCTGTCCGCGACGGCAGGACTGCGATGATGAGTCGTTCGCCATCCACGCCGGCGCGACGGAGATCTGCGGCAACAGCCTCGACGACGACTGCGACGGCACGATCGATGAGGGCTGTCCGGGTGCCTTGGACGGCGACGGTGATGGGGCGGGCGTCGGTCGCGACGTGATCGGACAGCCCGACTGCGACGATCGCAACCCGAATCGCGCGCCGGGTCGGGCCGAGATCTGCGGCAACGACCTCGACGACGACTGCGACGGCACGATCGATGACGGCTGTCCGGGCGTCGACTGCCGCGACGCGGATGGCGATGGCTGGGGCGTCGGCCGTGCTTGCCGGGTGGAGGACTGCCGTGACGATGCGGCGGCAGTTCATCCTTGGGCCGCCGAGGTCTGCGGCGACGGGATCGACAACGATTGCGACGGGACGGTGGACGAGGACTGTCCAGGCGTCGCCTGCAGCGACGGCGATGGTGACGGCTGGGGCACGGGCGCGGCCTGTGCCGAGGCCGACTGCGATGACACGGATGGAGCCATCCATCGGTGGGCGGCGGAGCTATGCGCCGACGGTGTGGACAACAACTGCGATGGATCGATCGACGAGGGCTGTCTGCTTTGCCGTGACCGGGACGGCGACGGCGCGGGTGTCGGGCCGCAGTGCCCGCACTGGGACTGCAACGATCGTGATCCGCAGGTCTTCCCCGGAGCGGACGAGATCTGTGACCTCGTGGACAACGACTGTGACGGTCTCGTGCCCGCGGCCGAGCTCGAGTGCGCCGGTGGCGGTGACGAGGGTGGTTGCAGTTGCCGCGCGCAGGGGCGCTGGCAGGCTGCGGGGTTAGTGTGGCGCCTGCTGAGCGCCGCGGTCTTGCTGCTCGTGCTCGGCCGCCGGCTGCGGCGGCGATGGCGCCAGCGATCAGCGCAGCAGGGCCGGCGCGAGGATCGGCTGCCGCGAGGGCCCGCGGCCGCGCCCTCAGAGCATCGGTGAGAGGATTCGCGCCAGGCTCTCCGCGAAGAGCTGCAGCGGCGGCTTGTTGAGCAGCTCCTCGCTGCGGATCTCATGGGCCAGCCGGAGGTCGCGCTCGAATACGGCCGTCAGCTGATCGGCGAAGTCCGCGCCGTAGATCGCCGCGTTGATCTCGAAGTTGAGGCGAAAGCTGCGCATGTCCATATTGGCCGAGCCGACCGTCGCCCAGGTGCGATCGACGACCATCGTCTTGGCGTGCAGGATTCCCCGCTCGTACTCATAGATCCGGACGCCGCTGCGCAGCAGCTCCTGGTAGTACGAGCGTCCCGCGTGCAGGATCAGCGGCGCGTCGGATTTCTGCGGCAGCAACAAGCGCACGTCGACGCCACGCATCGCCGCCGTCTCGAGCGCCATCAGCAGCGCCTGATCGGGCGCGAAATACGGCGTGGTGAGGTAGATGCGCTCAGTCGCCGCGCTGACCGCAGCAAAGAAGATGCGCTGAATGGGCGGCGTGTCGCTGTCGGGACCGCTGGCGACGATGTGCACCATCGCCTCCCCGCGGGCGGGGTTCTCGGGGAACCAGGTGCGCTCGTCCGGCTCCTCGCCCGCGGCGAAGAACCAGTCGTCGGCGAAGACCTCCTGCACGTGCGTCACCGCCGGCCCCTCGATGCGCAGATGCGTGTCGCGCCAATGGCTCGCCGGGCGCCGGCGACCGGTGTACTCGTCGCCGATGTTGCAGCCACCGGCGAAGGCCACCGCGCCGTCGACGACGACGACCTTGCGGTGGTTGCGCAGGTTCGGATGCCAATGCCGGCTGAGTCGTCCGACCGGTTGGAATTGGGCGTGCTGGCCTCCGACCTGGACGAGGGGCTGAAGGAAGTCCTCGATGCCCCAGCTGCCGACGCCGTCGGTCAGCACGCGCACCTGCACGCCAGCGCGCGCCTTGCGAACCAACAACTCGCGAAAGCGGCGACCCGTATCGTCGGGCTGGAAGATGTAGAACTGGAAATGGATGTGCTGCTGAGCCGCCTCGATCGCCTGCTCGAGCGCGGCGTAGGTCTGCTCGGCATCGACGATCAGCGTGACCAGGTTGCCGACGGTGGGCCAGCGGCAGCCGACGCGGCTGCTCAGGCGCGCCAGGATGTTGACCTCGGCGCGGGCGAGCATCGGTCGCTGTTCGCCGGTGAGGCGATCCTCGTCGTCGACCAAGGCGCTCGCCAGTCGCGGCTCGATCGCGGTCGCCTGCGCTCGCCGCCGGCGGAGCTGCCGATTGAGGCGGCGGCGGCCGATCAGCACATAGATCAGCACGCCGAGGTAGGGAATCAGGACAATGCCGAGGATCCAGGCCATGGTCGCCGTGGGCTCGCGACGCTGGAGCACGATGTGCATGCTGGTGAAGAACGCCAGCAGATAGCCGACGACGATCAGCAGCCAGTTGACGGTTGAGAAGCTCACGGTAGCGTGCGGCCCATACCCATTGCGGCCGCGATCTTACCGCGAGAGCCGGGTGCCGCGTGCGCATTTTCGGCTGGCGCCTCGCGCGCGCCGGCGAGCAATGGATTCACGGACTGATTCACGGACTGATTCACGGACTGATTCACGGACTGATTTACGGACTGATCAGTGCTCGGCTGCGGCTGGGTCGTCGGCCTCGAGCCGCCGCACGGCGCTCTTCGCCGCGCAGGCGCCGTCGCCCGCGGCAGCCGCGAAGGATGCGGCGGCCGGATGGCGGAGGTCACCGGCCACGAACGCCGAGGACTCGCCGACCACGCGCAGCTCGTGGTCAGAGCGCACGAAGCCGTGCGCATCGAGCCAAGCGTTGGGAAGCCCCTCGTTGTTGGGCTGCCAGCCGATCGCCACCAAGAGCCAGGGCGCCGGCAGCATCCGGCCATCGCGCAGCTCGACGGCCTGCAAGTGCGCCGCTCCATGGAGGCGCGCGACCTCGGCCCTCGTCAGCACGGCGATGGCTGGGCGCTCGAGCACGGCTTGCCGCAGTGGGTGGCGGGCGGAGAGCTGCCCGCCGCGGTGCACCAGCGTCACGGAGGCCGCGACCGGCAGCAGAGCGAGCGCGGCGTCGCAGGCGGTGTCACCGCCACCGACGATCACGATCGCCTGTTCCCGCAAGGTGGCCGGATCGGGGGGCAGCCTGGTCAGCACGCCCCGATCGAGCAGCTCGACGGCGCCGGGCGCCGACAGGGGGCGGCGCCGCAGGCCCGTGGCGAGGATCAGGGCTCGGCAGTCGAGGGTCAGCGCGCCGCCGTCCGGCGCCAGTCGCAGCGCCAGTCGCAGCCCCCCGGACCCCGCGAGGGCTCGGTCGATGCGCTGCACGCGCGCGCGCAGCCAGCGGCCACCGTGCGCAACGAATTGGCGCCGCAGCTGCCGCGCGAGCACGGGGCCCGCCAGCGGCGCGTGGGCGGGCAGGTCCGGCAATGGCTCGGTCGCCAGCAGCAGCTGCCCACCGAGCTGCTCGGCCGGATCGACCAGCAGCGCGGGCTGCCCGAGGCGCCAACACCAGAGCGCCGCGCTGAGCCCTGCAACGCCGCCGCCGGCGATAACGATCGGCGCCAGTGTCGTTGCCACGGCGTCCGGGCCGATCGCCTCGCAGGCCGCATCATCGGTGTCGGCAGTACAGCTCACCTCGACGCCGGCGGCGTGCGCGTGCGCAACGCAGTGCAGCTTGCGCAGCCGGATGCGCGCGCGCTGGACGCCCGGCAGCCCCAGCATCGCGTGCGCGAGCTCATGGGCCAGGCTCTCGACGAGCGGGTAGTGGCGCAGGGCGACGACGCGTTCGGCGAGCTCGGCGATCGTGCGGTAGTCGAGCGCGTCGCGCAGGCGCTGACTGGCCGCGGCGGCGGCGAGCTCGGCGTCGCCGACGGTCACTTCGATGTCCAGGCTGATCAACTGCTGGCGCTGCCGCTCTTCCGGCCAGACGCCGATTGAGGCGGGGAGGGCGAGTTGCTCGACGAAGACGGTGGCCATCGTGGACTCGGCGGCGCCCCTTGGGCCGCGACGCGAGATGGCGCAGGGTAGCACAGCCAGGCGCCAGCGCGCGCGCTCGCCGGTGCGGCGATGCTATGCTCCGCGCGATGGACGGCCGCGAGCCAGAGCCAGAGCAGCGCGAGGCGCTGGCCGGGGGCCGAGGGCGCCGCTCGCCTCGACGCTGCTGGTCTATGGCGCGGTCGTCGGCGCCTGCGTAGCTACTGCGCAACTCGGTGCGTTCGTGCCGCTGCTGCGCGACAACCTCCAGCTCATCGTCGCGGCGCTCTTCCTCTTCGTACCGACCGAGCTGCTGACGCGCGGCGGCGAGAGCTTCGCGCCCTATGGCTTGACCTGGCGGCCCTGGCGGCCGGCGCTGGGCTGGTTCGCGCTCGCCTCGCTGCTCTGTTTCCCGGCCTTCGCCGGCGGACTCGTCGTCTACTATCGGCTGGTCTGCGGCCGCCTTGCCGGGCGCTTGGGCATTGGAATGCCGACGGTCTATCGGCGACTTTGTCCGCGCTTCGTCGGCGCCTGGGCGCGGGCGCGCTGGCAGCCGGCAGCCGCGCTTGCTCAGGCCTTCTTCGAGCAGCTCGTCGTCGTGGCGTTGCCTGAGGAATATTTCTTTCGTGGATTCCTGCAGACACGGCTGGATCGGCGCTGGCCGGCGCGTTGGCGGCCGGGGGGCGGCGCGGTCGGCCAGGCGCTGTTCGTCAACGCGCTCCTCTTTGCGCTCGCGCATCTGGTCGTGGACCTCAACCCCTTGCGGCTAGCGGTGTTTTTTCCCGCGCTGGCCTTCGGCTGGTTGCGATCGGTCAGTGGAACGATAGGCGCGAGCACGCTCTTTCACGCCGCCTGCAACGTGGTCAGCGCGACCTTGCATCGGGCGCTCTTCCGATGAGCAGTCAGGGCGCGGCGACGGACAGCGCGACGGACAGCGCGACGGACAGCGCGACGGACTGCGCGACGGACTGCGCGACGGACTGCGCGACGGACTGCGCGACGGACAGCGCGACGGACTGCGCGACGGATGATGCGCTCGAGGCGGCGAGCGTGAGGTCTCGCCTCGGAACGCGGTGGCTCGGTCGCCAGTACCACCACCACGTCGAGGTTACGAGCACCAACGATGTGTTGACACGACTGGCGCAGGAGGGTGCGCCGGCAGGGACGGTGGTTGTTGCCGAGTCGCAGCTGCAAGGGCGCGGGCGGCGCGGGCGCAGCTGGCAGGCCGCCCCCGGCACGAATCTCACGCTTTCGCTGCTGCTTCGGCCGTCTTGGCGTCCGCCCGCGATTCCGCCCCTCAGTCTGGCTGTCGGTGTGGGCCTGGCACAGGCCTTGGCACGGTGGTTGCCAACTCCACCCCGCTTGAAGTGGCCCAACGACCTGCTCTGTGAGGGCAAGAAGCTGGCTGGGGTGCTGGTCGAGCTGGCGGCGGACCCGCAGGAGGTGCGGCATGCGGTGGTGGGCATCGGGATCAACGTCAATCAACTAGACTTCCCCGACCCGTTGAGTGCCACCGCGACCTCGCTGCGGCGCGAGCACGGCGCGCCGGTGGGTCGCGCCACCGTGCTGGCTGCTGTCCTCCGCGCGTTGGAGCCGCCCTTGGAGGCGGCGCTACGCGCCGAGCTCGGTCCTGTGCTGCGGCAGTGGACCGCCGCCGCCGCAGGCCTCGGGGAGTCCGTCGTCGTGCACACGCCAAGTGGCCCAGTGGCGGGTGTCTTGACGGGTGTCGATCCGGACGGCGCGCTGCGCTTGTGCGACGGGCAAGGAGGTGAGCGGCGGGTGCTCGCCGGCGACGTGCTGCTCGGTCCGCGTCCCGCCGCGATCACCGCTCGTGAGGCGGCCAGCGAGCGTGGTTGACAAGCAAGGCTTGGGTGCTACACACGGTCGTTTAGCTGGAAATGCGTCGCTGTCGGCTCTGGACCTAGCTGGTTCTTGACGTCTGTTGACGTGGTTCTTGACGTGGTCTTTTGACGTTGGTGCTTGACCTCGGGGTGTGGCGCACGTGGTGAGCCGGATTGCCGAAGACGTCGTCGCGCAGATTCGCGACCGCACCGACCTCGTCGAGGTCGTCGGGCGCCACGTTCAGCTCAAGCGGGCCGGCGCGAGCTTCAAAGGCCTCTGCCCCTTTCACGAGGAGAAGACGCCCTCGTTCAACGTCAACCCGGTGCGCGGCTTCTTTCACTGCTTCGGCTGTCACACCAGCGGTGATGTGATCGCCTTCTTGATGCAGATCGAAGGCCGGTCCTTTGCCGAGGTGATCGAGGATCTCGGTCGCCGCGCCGGGGTCGAGGTGCTGCGCGAAGGGGGCTCCGCGCCCGATGAAGCGCGCGCCCGCGTCCGCGCGGGGCAGCGTAGCGAACGCGAGCAAGCGCGCGCGCTCAACGCGCGGGTGGCTGCGCTCTACGGCCGCTGCCTGCGGGCGACGGGCGGCGAACCCGCGCGCGCCTACCTCGAGCAACGCGGGATCGACGCGCCGACCGCCGAGGCGTTCCAGCTCGGCTACGCGCCGGCGGGCGGCAGCCTCCTGGCGCAGAAGCTCCCCGAGGCCGGCGTGGCGCTCGAGCTCGCCGAAGCGCTCGGCTTAGTCGTCCGTCGTAAGGGCGGCGAGGGCTTCCGTGACCGCTTCTGGAACCGCATCATCTTTCCGGTGGTCGCCCCGGGCGACGAGGTTCTGGGCTTCGGTGGTCGGCTGATCGTTCGCGACGACCCTTCAGGTGCGCCACGCGCCGACACGGGACCCAAGTACCTCAACACCCCCGAGACCGTGGTCTATCGCAAGGGCGAGGTGCTCTATGGCCTGGCGCAGGCGGCGCCCGCGATTCGCCGTGGCGGCCAGTCGCTGCTCGTCGAGGGCAACTTCGATGTGATTCAGCTCTACCAGCATGGGTTTTGTTCGGCGGTGGCGCCGATGGGCACAGCCCTGACGACGCAGCAGGTGCGCCTGCTCGGTCGCTTCGCGCCTGCGGTGATCGCTGTCTTCGATGGCGACGAGGCCGGGCGAGCGGCGGCGCGCAAGGCCGTTCGCAGTCTGTTGGAGGGCCGCCTGGAGGCCAAGATCGGCGTCATGGCCGCCGGCGACGATCCGGACAGTTTATTGCGGCAGCGCGGCCGCGAGGCAATGCAGCAGGTCTTGGACGCCGCGGTGCCCGCCGTAGACTACTTGATCGACGAGCTGCGCAAGACGGTCGACGACTCGATCCCCGGGCGGGCGCGCCTGCTGGAAGAGGTGGCGCCGATCATCGCCCTGCTGCCCAGCAGGGTGGCCCAGGACCTCTATGTCGATCGGCTCAGCTTCGCGGCGCGGCTCGAGCGCGGCGTGGTCCTGCGCGCCGTGCGCGAGGCCGGAGGCGAGGCGACCTCGCCCCATGGCGGCCGCGCGCAGCCCGCGCACCGAGCGTCGACGCTGGTCGGGGTGCGAGCGGACGGGCGCCCGCAGTACGCGGAAGCCGCGGGAGCCGCGCTGGATCCCTCCGACCTCGCGCCGGATCCCTCCGACCTGGAGCTGCTCAAATTGTTGCTCGGGAATCCGCTTCTGCTGCCGCGGGTGCAGGACGCTGGACTGCCGTTCCTTTTGACAAACGAGCAGTTGCGGGCTACCTATGCGGCCGCGGAGGCGGCCCCGCGCGATGGGAGCGGACGGATCGACGTGGTGGAGCTGCTTCGCGCCGTGCCGCTGGCGATGCGTGACGCCGTAGCGTCAGCCGCGTCGGCGAAGGATTATCTCGCGGACGGCGATGCAACCAAGGCTTTCGATGACTGTGTGGCCTCGATGGCGGCGCGGCGAGCCGATCGGATCCTCGCGGCGATCAAGCAGCGGATCGCGCGCGCCGAACAGCAGCGAATTGGCGACGGGGAGGCAGCGGCGCAGGACAAGCGGCGGCTGATCAGGCTGACCGGCGCTCAGTCGCGCATCAGGCGAGCGCGCGAGGAGCACCAGGCCGAGACGGTCTGGGGCCTGATTCGCGAGCTCGTCGAGGTGGAGCAAGAGATCCATGAAACGCAGTGAGCAGCAGGGAACGAAGAAATCCAGCAAAGCGGCTGGCGCTGGCGTGGCGCGCAAAGCGCCTGCCGCGCGTGCCAAGGCGCCGGCCGCAAAGAGCGCGGAGTCGCCCGCGCCACCGGCGAAGGGGGCACGGCGATCCAGAGGCCGGGCCGCGGCGCAGGAGAACCCTGCGGTCAGCGCGCGCATGCCCGAGGCCGGCGACCACGACGGCGAAGAAGAAGACGACGACGATGACGACCTCAAGCCGCCACCCCGGGCTACCCGCCGCGGTGGGGCCTCGAAGTCCAGCGCCTCGGGCAACGGGGTGTCGGCCGCGGGAGGGCCGGCGATCGGCGAAGAGCTGCTCGAGATCTTCGACGACGACGAGCCCGAGGTGCGCGCCGTCGTCGCCGGTCAGAGCGCCGACGAGCAGCGCGAGCGCCTCATCGCGATGGGCAAGCAGAAGGGCTATCTGACCTACGAAGAGGTGAACGACCACCTGCCGGAGAGCATGAGCTCGCCCGAACAGATCGATGAGTGGCTCGAGGTGCTCGGGGAGCAGGGGATCGAGGTCGTAGACGCACCGGCGGCCCGCGCCAAGAGCGCTGCCGCGCCGGTCAAGGAGGTCGAGGAGAAGGAGGAGGAAGAGGACGCCGCCTACTCCAAGACGAACGATCCCGTGCGCATGTACCTGCGCAAGATGGGATCTGTCTCGCTGCTCACCCGTGAGGGTGAGGTCGAGATCGCCAAGCGCATCGAAGAGGGGGAGCGCCGCGTGCTGCAGGTGGTGCTGAACTCGCCGATCGCGGTGCAGGAGATCCTGCGCATGGGCGATGCGTTGAAGAAGGGTAAGCTGTGTGTCAAGGATGTCGTGTGTGGCTTTGATGAGGAGGATGTCGAGTTCGACGAGGCCTGGCACGTCGAGCGCGTGGTCAAGGTGATCGAGAAGGTCCGTCGACTCGATCGCGAGTGCGTGCGGCTGCAAGAGAAGCTCGGGGATAAGCGGGTCAGCGACACCCGGCGGAGCAAGCAGCAGCAGGCGATCGACGCCAATCGCGAGGAGATGTTCGATCTGCTCTCGGACCTGCGGATCAACAAGAAGCAGATCGAACAGATCGTCGCGCGACTCAAGGAGCTGGTGGCTCGCATCGAGAAGAGCGAGCTGCAGATGCGCGAGATCGCTGAGAAGACAGGCATGACGACGAGCGAGGTCCGACGAACGCTGCTCGAGATGCGACGTTCACCGAAGGACGAGCGCCGCATCATGAAGAAGCTCGGCTTCACGGCCAACGACCTCGTCGAGATGGACCGGCAGATGAAGGAGTCGCAGCGCGAGGTCAAAGAGGTCGAGGAGGTCGCGGACCTCTCCGTCGAGGACCTGCGGCGCACCTACCAGGAGATCGCCGAGGGCGAGCGCATGGCCGAG
The Pseudomonadota bacterium DNA segment above includes these coding regions:
- a CDS encoding ATP-dependent 6-phosphofructokinase, which encodes MDLSIAALGPALHPSPLQLSTVSGDCVADFTRADASLCLDPTQASAEQPRFELAGPRALNFFRGPDVTAAIVTVGGLCPGMNNVVRELVLTLWHRYGVRRIFGARYGFRGLMPDTREPLQRLDPGVVRDIHLQGGTMLGSSRGPQPVAQVVDLLQQRAIDMVFCIGGDGGMQGALAIEQEVRRRAAPIAIIGVPKTIDNDLPYIERTFGFDTAVSIASVAIRAAHVEARSAPRGVGLVRLMGRHAGFIAAAATLASREANLVLIPELPFTLEGERGLLAWLWERLDRRGHAVIVVAEGAGQEHLAGGAEADASGNAKLGDIGTFLRDQILTAGRSRDVQLKYIDPSYIIRAAAATPSDAIFCGDLAECAAHAAMAGKTGLVVGLWLNRLTHLPLTVATAGRKSISLDGPFWRSVINSTGQPSQLA
- a CDS encoding PEGA domain-containing protein; translated protein: MLLLPVGQDAALLPTTEAARALATLIERGGSALPRLVYPPPQEIAATGDPQDARQHMDQAVEAFQGLDFDAVRQHVTAALEVFRADVAAGSAGEGYVDALHLLAATELFDGQQDAAERAMNNAILFDPRPPAQDRFNPTVQEFHKQVLQQPKADGHLSVTSSPDGLLWLNGHLVGPASETRALRPGMYWVTVFRPGHAPWRDWVRVEPGEPRQLSVTLEIDSLQAEAPVVASARRREEGQVLPAPVRELLAKEEASELLVVDARPGCSSRACTIVVGYASGGRWKSEVFAPLDRPLAGTATRLLHGTPWSAAGVKPSTQPLGGALKTCISDGECPLNLRCRGGVCRRANSITRRWWFWTAIGVSAAAVATGIALPFVLPQKVTIEVR
- the cls gene encoding cardiolipin synthase; this translates as MSFSTVNWLLIVVGYLLAFFTSMHIVLQRREPTATMAWILGIVLIPYLGVLIYVLIGRRRLNRQLRRRRAQATAIEPRLASALVDDEDRLTGEQRPMLARAEVNILARLSSRVGCRWPTVGNLVTLIVDAEQTYAALEQAIEAAQQHIHFQFYIFQPDDTGRRFRELLVRKARAGVQVRVLTDGVGSWGIEDFLQPLVQVGGQHAQFQPVGRLSRHWHPNLRNHRKVVVVDGAVAFAGGCNIGDEYTGRRRPASHWRDTHLRIEGPAVTHVQEVFADDWFFAAGEEPDERTWFPENPARGEAMVHIVASGPDSDTPPIQRIFFAAVSAATERIYLTTPYFAPDQALLMALETAAMRGVDVRLLLPQKSDAPLILHAGRSYYQELLRSGVRIYEYERGILHAKTMVVDRTWATVGSANMDMRSFRLNFEINAAIYGADFADQLTAVFERDLRLAHEIRSEELLNKPPLQLFAESLARILSPML
- a CDS encoding FAD-dependent oxidoreductase; its protein translation is MATVFVEQLALPASIGVWPEERQRQQLISLDIEVTVGDAELAAAAASQRLRDALDYRTIAELAERVVALRHYPLVESLAHELAHAMLGLPGVQRARIRLRKLHCVAHAHAAGVEVSCTADTDDAACEAIGPDAVATTLAPIVIAGGGVAGLSAALWCWRLGQPALLVDPAEQLGGQLLLATEPLPDLPAHAPLAGPVLARQLRRQFVAHGGRWLRARVQRIDRALAGSGGLRLALRLAPDGGALTLDCRALILATGLRRRPLSAPGAVELLDRGVLTRLPPDPATLREQAIVIVGGGDTACDAALALLPVAASVTLVHRGGQLSARHPLRQAVLERPAIAVLTRAEVARLHGAAHLQAVELRDGRMLPAPWLLVAIGWQPNNEGLPNAWLDAHGFVRSDHELRVVGESSAFVAGDLRHPAAASFAAAAGDGACAAKSAVRRLEADDPAAAEH
- a CDS encoding CPBP family intramembrane metalloprotease; amino-acid sequence: MPLLRDNLQLIVAALFLFVPTELLTRGGESFAPYGLTWRPWRPALGWFALASLLCFPAFAGGLVVYYRLVCGRLAGRLGIGMPTVYRRLCPRFVGAWARARWQPAAALAQAFFEQLVVVALPEEYFFRGFLQTRLDRRWPARWRPGGGAVGQALFVNALLFALAHLVVDLNPLRLAVFFPALAFGWLRSVSGTIGASTLFHAACNVVSATLHRALFR